The region GGAAGGGAGATGGTTATATAGCGGCTAGAGCATCGAACCCAAAAGTGGAATGCACTTTTGGGAGCTATCGAGAGCTCGATCCTTTACGCGGCGCATCGTCGAGTGCGGATCCGGAAGGCCGCACGATGCGCTGGGTCGCCCGAAGGCGACCTCGTCTTTCACCGATCGGAGCAAATCCATGAGCGGAACCACACGCAGCAGCGCCGGCCTCGACACCCGCCGCAGGCAGATCCTGTATCGCTCCTGGCATCGGGGCATGCGGGAGATGGACCTGATCATGGGCCGTTTCGCCGATGCGGAGATCGGGGAGCTTTCCGAGGAGGATCTCGACGAGTTCGAGCGCCTGATCGAGGTGACCGACCGCGATCTCCTCGGCTGGATCACGGGCGAGATCGAGACGCCCTCCAATTTCGACACGCCCCTGTTCAAGCGGCTGAAGGCATTCCACACCCACACCTCGCCGATTCACAGCTGATACCGCCTTGTCCTCCCCGGCGCACGAATTGCGGGAAGGGGATCCATGGCGCTGCGCTTGACCGTGGATTCCCTTTCCCACCGCTGCGCTCCGGCTGGGAATGACACCGTGGGAGCCTTTCTATCAGGATCACCGGCACAATTCC is a window of Microvirga lotononidis DNA encoding:
- a CDS encoding FAD assembly factor SdhE codes for the protein MSGTTRSSAGLDTRRRQILYRSWHRGMREMDLIMGRFADAEIGELSEEDLDEFERLIEVTDRDLLGWITGEIETPSNFDTPLFKRLKAFHTHTSPIHS